In one window of Arachis ipaensis cultivar K30076 chromosome B06, Araip1.1, whole genome shotgun sequence DNA:
- the LOC107648068 gene encoding probable L-gulonolactone oxidase 6: MLYFRKMKSSHVIILVITILCMNNGVISSPPEDPVKCTSKNTNCTITNSIGIFPDRSICEAGEVKYPGTEEELISIVATATKNNRKMKAATRYSHSIPKLACPDGKDGLLISTNNLNKVLRVDAEARTITVESGVTLRQIIAEAAEAGLALPYTPYWWGITIGGLMATGAHGSTLWDKGSAVHEYATEIRIVSPSGPEDGYAKVRVLTESDDDNQHLNAVRVSLGVLGVISRVTLKLEPMFKRSVTYLTKDDNDLGEELIRFGREHEFADVTWYPSQKKAVYRIDDRVPLNTSGNGSYHFLPFRPTLSATLAVVRSTEEVQEQTGDANGKCLGAKLITTTLAGTGYGLTNNGVFLGYPIVGFSNRMQSSGTCLDSMNDNLITACPWDSRIKGEFYHQTAFSVPLSLLKDFIKDVQALVELEPKALCGLEINNGILMRYVTASSAHLGKTEDAVDFDITYYRSKDPLNPRLYEDIIEEIEQIGLFKYGGLPHWGKNRNVGFIGAISKYGNSDKFIKIKEEYDSRGLFSSEWTDQVLGLNKEGLTIVKEGCALEGLCICSEDSHCAPKKGYFCRPGRIYEQAKVCSNREDHDLQQSKDEL, translated from the exons ATGCTGTACTTTAGAAAGATGAAATCCAGTCACGTTATCATCTTAGTAATAACGATCCTATGTATGAATAATGGAGTAATATCAAGTCCTCCAGAGGATCCAGTGAAGTGCACATCAAAGAACACAAACTGCACCATAACCAACTCCATTGGCATATTCCCTGACAGAAGCATATGCGAAGCAGGAGAGGTGAAGTACCCAGGCACGGAGGAAGAGCTCATATCCATAGTGGCCACGGCCACCAAGAACAACAGAAAGATGAAAGCCGCCACCCGCTACTCCCACAGCATCCCCAAGCTGGCATGCCCGGACGGCAAAGACGGCTTGCTCATAAGCACCAACAATCTCAATAAGGTACTCAGGGTCGATGCAGAGGCCAGGACCATCACGGTGGAGAGCGGCGTCACGCTCCGGCAGATCATCGCCGAGGCTGCGGAGGCTGGACTTGCCTTGCCCTACACTCCCTATTGGTGGGGTATTACCATTGGCGGACTCATGGCAACCGGAGCCCATGGAAGCACCTTGTGGGATAAGGGAAGCGCGGTTCATGAGTATGCCACGGAGATTCGAATAGTTAGCCCCTCAGGACCTGAAGATGGCTATGCTAAGGTTCGGGTCCTTACTGAATCTGATGATGATAATCAACACCTCAATGCTGTCAGAGTTTCTTTAGGGGTTCTTGGAGTTATTTCTCGG GTTACCCTGAAATTAGAACCGATGTTTAAGCGATCAGTTACGTACTTGACGAAAGATGATAATGATTTGGGGGAAGAATTGATTAGATTTGGAAGAGAGCATGAATTTGCGGACGTAACATGGTACCCAAGTCAGAAGAAGGCCGTTTATAGAATTGATGACCGTGTCCCCCTTAATACTTCTGGCAATGGATCATATCATTTCCTCCCTTTTCGCCCCACTCTCTCAGCCACATTAGCTGTTGTTAGATCCACAG AGGAGGTTCAAGAACAAACAGGCGACGCTAACGGCAAGTGCCTTGGTGCAAAGTTGATAACGACAACACTGGCAGGCACTGGTTATGGATTGACCAATAATG GAGTGTTCCTTGGGTACCCAATCGTTGGATTCAGCAACCGCATGCAGTCATCAGGGACGTGTTTGGACAGCATGAACGACAATCTGATCACAGCATGCCCATGGGATTCGAGAATCAAGGGAGAGTTCTATCACCAAACGGCATTCAGCGTTCCATTGAGTCTCTTGAAGGACTTCATCAAAGACGTGCAGGCCCTCGTTGAGTTGGAGCCAAAGGCGCTCTGTGGCTTAGAGATCAACAACGGCATCCTCATGCGTTATGTCACGGCTTCCAGTGCACATCTCGGCAAGACGGAGGACGCCGTCGACTTCGACATCACCTATTACCGCAGCAAAGACCCTCTGAACCCTAGGCTTTACGAAGATATAATTGAGGAGATTGAACAGATTGGGTTGTTCAAATACGGAGGGTTACCACACTGGGGAAAAAACAGGAACGTTGGGTTTATTGGAGCAATAAGCAAGTACGGAAATTCAGACAAGTTTATAAAGATTAAAGAGGAGTATGACTCGAGAGGTCTGTTCTCTAGCGAGTGGACGGACCAAGTGCTTGGACTCAACAAAGAAGGGTTGACCATAGTCAAGGAAGGGTGTGCCTTGGAAGGGCTTTGTATATGCTCGGAGGATTCTCATTGTGCGCCTAAGAAGGGTTACTTTTGCAGGCCAGGCAGAATCTACGAGCAAGCAAAGGTTTGCAGTAATCGTGAAGACCATGATCTTCAGCAATCCAAGGACGAACTTTAG